From the genome of Chloracidobacterium sp.:
TTGGCGGCTCCGGCCATGCAGTTGACGCTTGTGCTGGAAGGCTCGAAGGATCACAAGCTGCGGCAATTTATCGTCCGCACGCTCCAAGAAAAAACGCTAGCCGAGGTCGCCGCCGACCCCCAGGTGCAGTCGGCGTTTGCGCCGATCCGGGCGCGTCATGAGCGCGCCATTGAAATCTTCCGTGAAGTTGGTGAGTGTCAGGACGGCGTGGTGTTTTTTGATCTGACTCACCACGACATTGAGGGCTATAACAAGTTCATCGCCTACTGGCTGTATCCACAGGCGCGCTACAGCGTCAGCGTTAGTCGCGGAACGTACCGTTCGAAGGTTTCGGTTGGGTACAACCCATGGAGCGGTCGTCCCCGCAACCACAACATTGCCAGTTTGTGTGAACGCTACGGCGGCGGCGGCCACGCCGTGGTCGGGGCCGTATCGCTGCCGCCGGAAGAACTGGAACGCGCTAGAGCTATTGCGCGCGAGATCGCCGCCGCGTTGCGGGATTGACATCCATCTCCCCAGCAGGAACGTCATCGTGCAGCCGATTTTATCCGCAGCTCACATGGCCGATGTGGATCGCGTCACGAGCGAGCAGTTCGGCCTTCCAAGTTTGCTTCTGATGGAAAACGCCGCCGTCGGAGCGGCGCTGGCCATCGAACAGCACTTTGGGCCAGTTCAGCAGCGACGCGTAAGAATCTTCTGCGGCAAGGGCAACAACGGCGGCGACGGCGCAGCCGTGGCGCGACAACTCTGGATGCGCGGCGCGCAGGTCGAGGTGTTGCTCTTCGGAAAACGCGAAACGGCGCGTGGCGATGCACGTGTCAATTTCGACATCGTGGCGCAACTAGCACAGGCGTCGTCCCGCATTCGACTGGTTGAAGTGCAGAGCGAAATGGAGTTCGCTGCGCTCCTGGCTAACAGTTCGTCGCGTTTCAATCTCCACGTTGACGCTCTGTTTGGAACGGGCCTGGCACGCGGCCTGGAAGGAATGTTCGTCAAGGTCGTCGAATACCTCAACAGCGCCCGTCAGTATGTCCCGGTTTGTTCACTGGACTTGCCGTCGGGGCTGGCGGCGGATTCGCCGCATCCGGTCGGCGTCCATGTCGTTGCTGACCTAACAGTGACGTTCACCGCGCCCAAAATCGCCAATGTCCTGCCGCCGGCTGGACACGCTAATGGCAAACTGCACGTTGTCAACATTGGCTCACCGGCAAGTTTGGTGCGAGCCACCCAGGCCCACCGAGCAACGCTGTTCTGCGTCACGGAGGAGGGGGTTGGGCAGTACCTCAACCGTACCCGCCGGTTGCCTGACGCGCATAAAGGCCATGTCGGACACGTCTTGCTCATCGCCGGATCACGCGGCAAGACGGGGGCGGCGGCGTTGGCCGGGGAGGGGGTTCTGCGGGCTGGAGCCGGTTTGCTTACCATCGCTTGCCCGGCGAATGCGCAGGCGTTGTTGGTCAGCCAGTGTCTGCCGGAGGCCATGACGCTCGCTCTGCCGGACGATGGAAACGGACAACTGACGGAGGAGGGCCTGCGCGCCGCGTTGACAGCCGCCAACCAACACACGGTATGCGCTGTCGGCCCTGGCCTTGGTACAGAGGCGGCGACCCGTCGCCTTGTGCAGGGGATCGTCAAGGAAGGGCGAGCGCCCACGGTGCTGGACGCCGACGCGCTCAACTGTCTGTCGCCTTGGCAGGCCGGACACGGTACGCCGGAGCGTCCCCTCATCCTGACGCCGCATCCCGGCGAAATGGCGCGGTTGCTGGGAACCTCCGTCAACGACATTCTGGTTGACCGGATCGGCGCGGCGCGGCGGTTGGCGACGACCTACCATCTGTTTGTCGTCCTCAAGGGCTACTACTCGCTTGTCGCCACGCCGGACGGCGACATCTACATCAATCCGACCGGCAACGCGGGCATGGCGACCGGCGGTAGCGGCGACGTACTGACCGGCATCCTCGCCGGTCTGCTGGCGCAAACCCCTCACATGCCGTTGGAAGCGACGTTGGCAGCCGTCTATCTGCACGGTCAAGCCGGCGATTTGGCCAATGCGTCACTGGGCGAACGAGCGCTGGTCGCTTCTGATATCCTTCGTTTCTTACCCCAAGCCTTCAAGGCCCACTCGCCATCCGCTTGACTACACAACGAGGAGACCACCTTACATGAGGCGTGTATTCTTTGCTTGGCGCATTAGTTTTTTCATTATCGGCTGGCTGTGTGCCACAGGCGTCGTCGCCGACATCGGGGCCTTCGCGCAGGAGTCACCGGCCAACGCGCTTCGAACGCTGGAAGCGCGCAAGGCGGAAGCCGCCAAGCTTTTTGACGCCGTCATCGCCGCGCATCAGGCGCTGCCTGCCTATCGCGCGACCGTGACCATGACAACGAACATTCTCGGCCAGCCGAACGCTGTTATCAAGGTACGCGCCAAGGGCGAGTGTCTTCTGATGCACATTGAGACTGATGAAGGGAAAAGTCACATTGCGTACGCCGGTGGTCGCCTGCTGCTGTTCTCAACGAAAAATCAAGGCAAGTACGTCGTCCAGCCCGTCAATGAAAAGCCTTCGCTGACCAACTGCTTCGTCGTTGCAAACGGCGGCGTCATTTCCGTGCCACAAGTGCTGTCCCTGTGGGGCGAGTGGAATCCACTTGAGAACGAAAATGAGAACCAAGCCATTCGAGAGGTGCAAATCACAAACGATGCCGACGGCAAGCAAACGACAATTCAAATCACGAAGGTGTACGGCTCGTCGGATACGTTTCAGATGACGTGTACGTTTGATCGCGCGTCGTATCGGTTGGCGTCATTCCGCCGCACCTTCAACTACGGGCCGCAGCCGGTGGTCATCACGGAGACCGTCACGGACTTCAGTCCCGATGTCCATGACGACGATTTGGCGCTGACGCCGCCCGCCGACGCCAGACGCATCGAGTTGCCTGCGCCGGAGCCGTTGTACCACCCGGCGCTCAAAAAAGGCGGCGACCCGCTGCCGATTGAGGCGACCGATATGGAAGGTAAGGCGGTGTCGCTCAAGGATTACCAGGGTAAGGTTGTCTTGCTCAACTTCTGGGCAACGTGGTGCGGTCCCTGCATCGCTAAGTTTCCTTTCATGACAGCCCTGGAGGAAAAGTTCGGGACGCAGGGGTTTGTCGTGCTAGGTGTCGCTTGCGATGAGGAAACCGAAGTGGAAAAGGTCAGGGCGGCGCTCAAAAAGCACAACGTTGCTTGGCGTAACATTTTGCACACCCGAACTGAGGACGGAACGCCGATTGCCGAGCGCTATCGGGTGAAGGGGCTGCCGTTTCTGATACTCATTGGGCGCGACGGCAAGATTATTGAGGTCGGCGTCAATCCCGGCCGCAGTTTGGAAAAGTTGATTGAGCGCAGCATCGCCGCCGACTCGCTGAAGTGACATGGTTACCGGAGGCGTCAAGTAAACCCCGCACAAGCACCATACGTCTGAAAGGAAAGCCCACCCTATGACCAAACGAGCCTGTCTTACATTGATTTTCATAATGTCGGCGGTGCTGTCACTCGACGGCGTGGCGGTCGCTCAACGAGTAAACTACGACCCGGCGTTGCGGCCTGGCGCAGAACCATTTCCCATCCAAGCGATAGCGCTGGATGGACGCCCAGTCACCCTCAGCGATTATCGTGGGAAGGTGCTGCTGATTGATTTCTGGGCGACGTGGTGCCCGCCTTGCCGGGCGGAACTTCCGTACCTGACGCGTGTCTATGAGAAGTATCGCGCGGATGGTTTCGATGTGCTCAGCATTTCACTTGACAGCGACGAGACCCGGCAGGCTGTTCCGGCGTTCATTCGGCAGTACCGAATGAACTGGCGGCACATTTGCGACGGTCGCGGGTGGCAAGCGCCGATTGTGCGCCGGTATGGGGTGCGGGCCATCCCCCTAACGATCCTGGTTGGGCGTGATGGGAAGATTGTTGCGGTCAATGTGCGCGGCCCTGCCATCGAAGCCCGTGTCCGCGCCGCGCTCACAGCACGATAGTCCACGCCGGCACCGCCGCTGGCATTGCCTCAACCCTCCTCCACTTCAGGGAGTTTTGTATGTTGATGTCGTCTGTCGCCGCATCGCTTCCAGTGCGCGTACCTGTCGTGCGCCCGCCCCTCTCACGAACCGCCTTAACAGTCGTCTGCGCAATGATGTGTTTGATGTGGTGTGAAGCGACAGTCGCCCACGCCATGTCACTGCTGAATGACCAAGACAAGGTCGCAGAAGAAGCCAAAAAACTCCTGGCTAAAGTTGCTGAAACACACAAGGGCTTGGCGTCCTACCGCGCCACCCTGCAACTCGGTTCGTCTGTTTTTAGTATCCCTAACGCGGAGATTGCGGTATGCGTCAAGGACAAAACGCGCATGGCCGTGACAATCAAAACCGCCGACGGCGAGTGGCGCGGGTTCTACAACGCCGACGGTCTGTTTACCTACTCGACCAAAGACGCCAAGCGATATGTGCAGCATCCCATACCGGATGAGGAAGAGTTGACGATTGAAAAGCTCTGTGGGCTGGCTGAATTGCGTGGTCTGTATTTCGCGCTGGATGTGTGGTCGGGATCGAATCCAGCCGAGACGCTGGCGAGAAACACGGTGGATGTGGCCGTTGAACGTGTCCCGGACAAACCAATCACGACCGTCACCTTCAATCTGATGAATCCGGATGGGCGCATCACTTTCACAGTTGATCATGAACGGAACTGGCTCAAAGCAGTGCAGAGTGAAGTGCGTCCGGGGCGCAGTGTGCCATTGCGGTTTACGGAAGTCGTCACGGCGTTTGAGCCGACGGCGACGGACGCCGATGTCGCCTTTACGCCGCCGGCCAACGCCGAGCGGTTTGAGATTCCTGCGCCGCCCGGCAAATACGACCGAGCGCTTAGGCCAGGGGCGTCACCCTTTGCTTTTAGAGCGAAGGACATGGATGGCAAGCCAGTGTCGCTGGACGACTACAAAGGGCGCGTGCTGTTGATTGACTTCTGGGCGACATGGTGCGGCCCGTGCGTTGCCGAAATCCCGACCCTACGAGCCGTTTATGAGAAATACAAGGCGCAGGGCTTTGAAGTGTTGAGCATTTCCCTAGACGACGAAGACACGCAGGCTGGCGTTCCCGCCTTCATCAAGAAGAACAAAATGACGTGGCGGCATATCTGCGACGGGCAAGGCTGGGAAACGCCTATCGCCCAGCGCTACGGCGTCAAGGCGATTCCTTTCACGGTGCTGGTAGGGCGCGACGGCAAGATTGCAGCCGTCAATATACGCGGTGAGGCGCTGGAGCCGGCGGTGAAGGCCGCGCTGGCAAAGTAGGCAATGGCCGCACGTTGTCATCCCGACTGCCGTCGTGGGGCGCGCAGGCTGACAGGCTTGCGCGCCTGCTTCTTTCAGGCAAGGCAGAGACCGGGCAAGTCTCCGCCCTTGCGATCGCCGACGCCCAGGCGACTACGCCGACTATCGCGCTGCTAAAGCCGGTCTTATGCCGCCGTCGGCGTCACGACTGGATAAACAGTCGCTTGCTTAGGTAGGTCTGCCGGTAGTCGTCGCCGGACATGTAGATGGTTTTGCACATCTCATAGAGTCGGGAGCGGAGTCGGACGCCGATGCGGTCTTCCAGCGTCTCGTCGTAGCGTTCGGTCGGCTGATCGAGGTAGTTCGACGTAATAATGGTCGCTTTCTGCTCGTTGTAGCGCGTGTTGAGAATGTGCGTGATGGTGTCGCGCACCCACTCGGTCGCCTTGCCCGCTCCCAGTTCGTCCAAAACCAATACGTCAACCTCATAGACCGGACGCAGTACCGCATATTCGGTTGTCTGCGTTTGTGGGTTATAGGTTTCCTGAATCGCCTTGAGTAGGTCGCGGAAGTCGTAAAACAGACACGGCACGCGCTTGGTTCTCATCAGCGCATTGGCTGTCGCTACCGCCAGATGGGTTTTGCCGACGCCGCAGGGTCCAAGGAAAAGTAGCCCAAGACCGCGTTCCGCCGGATAGTCCTTGACGTAGCGACGGCACGCCAAGTGTGCAGTGACAAGGGATTGCTGCGGTTCGCCGCCGGGATTGACGCGGAAGTTGTCGAAGCTGCTGTCCCGATAACGCGCCGGAATACGCGCCCGTTCGATAAGGTTTTCAACGCCGCCACGACACTTTGTGCATCGCCGTGAGCGCCTCCCAACCGGGTCATACTCAAACCCAGTGCCGTAGCAAACCGGACAAACGTCTGGCGACGAATCGGAAGTTGGTGAATGTCGAGGAAGTAGATCGGGGAGCGCCATTGTTGCGCCACCAAACGCCCGGCGAACATTGCCGGGGTTGTTATCTGGGTGAACCTGGCTAAGTTGCTTTGGGTGAATTTTCACGGACGGCCGAAAAAATCAAGTCGCCGACCGTGCGCGTCACGTGTTGCCCCATTTGAGTTTGTCGCGCAGCAGCTGGAAGTAATCCTTGTCGGCCGGTTCAATAAGCTTGAGGACGGAGGCGCTCTTGCGAATCAGAACGCGATCTTCTGGCTCGACGGCGCATCCGGTTTGTCCGTCAAAGGTTAGGAACACATCCTCGACGTTGAAAGGACCACGTTCCGTGCTTAGACGCAGCTCAATCTCGCTTGTATCGGGAACGACCAGCGGGCGGTTTGTTAGGGTGTGCGGACAAATCGGCGTGATGACAATCGCCTGCATCGCCGGATGCACGATTGGTCCTCCAGCCGAAAGCGAATAGGCTGTTGAGCCGGTCGGAGTGGCAATGATGAGGCCGTCGGCGTGGAATGTTGAAACAAACTGCCCGCCAATCCAACATTCAATCGGGATGAGGCGCGCCAGCATGCTCTTGGTGATGACGCAGTCATTGACGGCCTGCGCCGTCAACAACGGTTCGCCACCGCGCTCAACAGTTGCTTCCAGCTTCATGCGGACATCCACGCGGAGATCGCCCGCAAAGACGCGCTCCAACGCCGCGTAGGCCGTTTCCGGTGTGTACTCGGTCAAATAGCCAAGGTAGCCATAGTTGACGCCAAGGACGGGAACATCGCGCTCGCCCAGCAAACGCGCGGCGTAGATCATCGTTCCGTCGCCGCCGATGACAATGACTAAGTCGGCCTGCGCCGCCAGTTCGGTCGCAGAGAGAACGGCGACTGACGGAGGCAGAAGGTGAGCCGCTGCAGCTTCGCCAACCACGCGGCAGCCACGTGCTGTGAGCCGTTCAGTTAGCTCGGTCAAGTATGGCGTAATGTTGGTCAGGTGTGGTTTAACAATCAAACCAACCGTTTCGAAGACAGCCATAAGGTGTCATCTGCACCGCCGGGCATTGAAGATCGCCTAACGCTGGTCGGACGGCGAAAGCAGGGGATTGGCGCCTTCGGTCGGTGTCGCCAACACATCCGACAAATCCGTGACAACCGCTGGCGCAGCTGCTGACAACACCGGCGGTGGCGTGGGCGGCTGTTCTTCTACCGGCGGCGTAAGTGGTAGGATGATAGAAAACGCCGTACCAACGCCGACCTGACTACGCACCGCAACATTGCCGCCGTGGGCGGCGGCAATCCGCTTAACAATGGCCAACCCCAGTCCCGTGCCTAAGTCCTTGTTGCGGTTCGCCGCCTGATAGTAGGCGTCAAAGACGTATGGCAAGTCTTGCGCCGGAATGCCCTCGCCCGAATCCACGACGTTGAAGACAACATACGGTACGCCAGCGTCCACCTGCGTGCCTTCCATCAACCGCGCCTCAAGCCAGATCTGTCCCCCTTCCGGGGTGAACTTCAAGGCGTTTGACATTAGGTTTGACAGCGCTCGGTGCAGTTTGTTGGCGTCGCCAATGATCGGGGGAAGATGTTCCTCGCAGCCGTAGCTAAACTTGATGGCCTTGCGTCGGGCGGCCGGTTCAAACTCTTCGCCGACCTGCTCGATAAGCTTAGCAACTTCCAGTTTTTCAAGCGACAGCTTCATTTTGCCGGCTTCGAGCTTCGAGAAATCGAGCAGCTCGGAAACCAAGGCGATGAGCTTGACGGCAATGTTTCGTGCGCCCGTCACCAACGGTAGAATGTCTGATCGCATTGGGCGGGGCGCATTTAGTTCCTGTTCAATCAATTCCATCGTAGAAACGATCGTGCCCAAGGGCGACCGAATGTCGTGTACGATAGCGTTGGTGAACTCGGCGCGCAGCCTTTCTAATTCACGCAGTTTTTCGTTGGCGTCGCGCAGCGCCTGCGCCTGTGTCCGAACTTGGACGTACCGCCCGGCGCGTTTCAGAGCGCCGGCAATCTGCTCCAGCGCGCGCCGCAGGATTTTTGTCTCTTCGCTGCCGGAAGCCGCCTGAAGGGATTGAATGGCGGCGCTGAGAGAAGCCATAAGCTCCCGCCACTTAGCCTGTTCTTCAGGGTCGGCCCCTTCTGAGAAATCAAGCGAGAGCTGTTCGCCGGTCGGACGAATAAATTGCTCGATACCGTCCGCTATCGCCGACAGATTTGCCACCAACTGCTGCCGTTCGATAGCCCAGCGTTGCCGTTCGAGCATGCGTCGCAGCTTCAAAATGAGCTCTTGATGGCGGAACGGCGTCGCTAGGACCTCGTCCGCACCCGCATGCAGCGCCGACGGCACATCATCGTCGCGCGTCGCCGTCGGACTCAAAATGATCACCGGTAGGTTGCGCAGATTCGTTTGGCTACGCACCCACTGGGTCAGCTCAAGGCAGTTTTGGTTACGCAGCGCAATGTCGAGAATCAGCGCGTCAAATGGGTGCGCTTCCAGGCGCACTCGCGCAGCGCTGCCGGTATCCACCATTTCGACTTCATAACCGCTGCTGGTGAGCAATGCGCTAACCATTGCTCCCAAAAGCTTGTCGTCCGCCGCGATGAGAATTCGTTCGGGCATAGGTTTCACCGGCAGGCGCTGTATCCCCTTGCGCCAACTCTTCCGAACCTGCCTAGAAGCGTTGGTTTTCCCCTGAGTTGGGACCGGCGACGTCGGCGGCCACTCTGCGCCGCCGTTGAATGCGCCGCCCTGAGCATG
Proteins encoded in this window:
- a CDS encoding NAD(+)/NADH kinase translates to MAVFETVGLIVKPHLTNITPYLTELTERLTARGCRVVGEAAAAHLLPPSVAVLSATELAAQADLVIVIGGDGTMIYAARLLGERDVPVLGVNYGYLGYLTEYTPETAYAALERVFAGDLRVDVRMKLEATVERGGEPLLTAQAVNDCVITKSMLARLIPIECWIGGQFVSTFHADGLIIATPTGSTAYSLSAGGPIVHPAMQAIVITPICPHTLTNRPLVVPDTSEIELRLSTERGPFNVEDVFLTFDGQTGCAVEPEDRVLIRKSASVLKLIEPADKDYFQLLRDKLKWGNT
- a CDS encoding TlpA family protein disulfide reductase, whose product is MRRVFFAWRISFFIIGWLCATGVVADIGAFAQESPANALRTLEARKAEAAKLFDAVIAAHQALPAYRATVTMTTNILGQPNAVIKVRAKGECLLMHIETDEGKSHIAYAGGRLLLFSTKNQGKYVVQPVNEKPSLTNCFVVANGGVISVPQVLSLWGEWNPLENENENQAIREVQITNDADGKQTTIQITKVYGSSDTFQMTCTFDRASYRLASFRRTFNYGPQPVVITETVTDFSPDVHDDDLALTPPADARRIELPAPEPLYHPALKKGGDPLPIEATDMEGKAVSLKDYQGKVVLLNFWATWCGPCIAKFPFMTALEEKFGTQGFVVLGVACDEETEVEKVRAALKKHNVAWRNILHTRTEDGTPIAERYRVKGLPFLILIGRDGKIIEVGVNPGRSLEKLIERSIAADSLK
- a CDS encoding TlpA family protein disulfide reductase: MLMSSVAASLPVRVPVVRPPLSRTALTVVCAMMCLMWCEATVAHAMSLLNDQDKVAEEAKKLLAKVAETHKGLASYRATLQLGSSVFSIPNAEIAVCVKDKTRMAVTIKTADGEWRGFYNADGLFTYSTKDAKRYVQHPIPDEEELTIEKLCGLAELRGLYFALDVWSGSNPAETLARNTVDVAVERVPDKPITTVTFNLMNPDGRITFTVDHERNWLKAVQSEVRPGRSVPLRFTEVVTAFEPTATDADVAFTPPANAERFEIPAPPGKYDRALRPGASPFAFRAKDMDGKPVSLDDYKGRVLLIDFWATWCGPCVAEIPTLRAVYEKYKAQGFEVLSISLDDEDTQAGVPAFIKKNKMTWRHICDGQGWETPIAQRYGVKAIPFTVLVGRDGKIAAVNIRGEALEPAVKAALAK
- a CDS encoding ATP-binding protein — protein: MKIHPKQLSQVHPDNNPGNVRRAFGGATMALPDLLPRHSPTSDSSPDVCPVCYGTGFEYDPVGRRSRRCTKCRGGVENLIERARIPARYRDSSFDNFRVNPGGEPQQSLVTAHLACRRYVKDYPAERGLGLLFLGPCGVGKTHLAVATANALMRTKRVPCLFYDFRDLLKAIQETYNPQTQTTEYAVLRPVYEVDVLVLDELGAGKATEWVRDTITHILNTRYNEQKATIITSNYLDQPTERYDETLEDRIGVRLRSRLYEMCKTIYMSGDDYRQTYLSKRLFIQS
- a CDS encoding TlpA family protein disulfide reductase produces the protein MTKRACLTLIFIMSAVLSLDGVAVAQRVNYDPALRPGAEPFPIQAIALDGRPVTLSDYRGKVLLIDFWATWCPPCRAELPYLTRVYEKYRADGFDVLSISLDSDETRQAVPAFIRQYRMNWRHICDGRGWQAPIVRRYGVRAIPLTILVGRDGKIVAVNVRGPAIEARVRAALTAR
- a CDS encoding phosphoesterase, translated to MKVKIFYHDHCFDGACSAAVFACFYRRAFDPQAQFSYTGLMHRPGGSFGEIHFDADEHAILDFKFHPSEKVTWWFDHHQSAFLTAVDEALFRADTSGKKFFDPTYKSCTKLIADVARERFGVELPELAELIHWADIVDGAQYPDAETAVNLAAPAMQLTLVLEGSKDHKLRQFIVRTLQEKTLAEVAADPQVQSAFAPIRARHERAIEIFREVGECQDGVVFFDLTHHDIEGYNKFIAYWLYPQARYSVSVSRGTYRSKVSVGYNPWSGRPRNHNIASLCERYGGGGHAVVGAVSLPPEELERARAIAREIAAALRD
- a CDS encoding ATP-binding protein codes for the protein MPERILIAADDKLLGAMVSALLTSSGYEVEMVDTGSAARVRLEAHPFDALILDIALRNQNCLELTQWVRSQTNLRNLPVIILSPTATRDDDVPSALHAGADEVLATPFRHQELILKLRRMLERQRWAIERQQLVANLSAIADGIEQFIRPTGEQLSLDFSEGADPEEQAKWRELMASLSAAIQSLQAASGSEETKILRRALEQIAGALKRAGRYVQVRTQAQALRDANEKLRELERLRAEFTNAIVHDIRSPLGTIVSTMELIEQELNAPRPMRSDILPLVTGARNIAVKLIALVSELLDFSKLEAGKMKLSLEKLEVAKLIEQVGEEFEPAARRKAIKFSYGCEEHLPPIIGDANKLHRALSNLMSNALKFTPEGGQIWLEARLMEGTQVDAGVPYVVFNVVDSGEGIPAQDLPYVFDAYYQAANRNKDLGTGLGLAIVKRIAAAHGGNVAVRSQVGVGTAFSIILPLTPPVEEQPPTPPPVLSAAAPAVVTDLSDVLATPTEGANPLLSPSDQR
- a CDS encoding NAD(P)H-hydrate dehydratase, whose amino-acid sequence is MQPILSAAHMADVDRVTSEQFGLPSLLLMENAAVGAALAIEQHFGPVQQRRVRIFCGKGNNGGDGAAVARQLWMRGAQVEVLLFGKRETARGDARVNFDIVAQLAQASSRIRLVEVQSEMEFAALLANSSSRFNLHVDALFGTGLARGLEGMFVKVVEYLNSARQYVPVCSLDLPSGLAADSPHPVGVHVVADLTVTFTAPKIANVLPPAGHANGKLHVVNIGSPASLVRATQAHRATLFCVTEEGVGQYLNRTRRLPDAHKGHVGHVLLIAGSRGKTGAAALAGEGVLRAGAGLLTIACPANAQALLVSQCLPEAMTLALPDDGNGQLTEEGLRAALTAANQHTVCAVGPGLGTEAATRRLVQGIVKEGRAPTVLDADALNCLSPWQAGHGTPERPLILTPHPGEMARLLGTSVNDILVDRIGAARRLATTYHLFVVLKGYYSLVATPDGDIYINPTGNAGMATGGSGDVLTGILAGLLAQTPHMPLEATLAAVYLHGQAGDLANASLGERALVASDILRFLPQAFKAHSPSA